Proteins encoded by one window of Candidatus Thermoplasmatota archaeon:
- a CDS encoding oxidoreductase has translation MSKEMRKHPDKRTNKLKIAFYWAASCGGCEIAVLDINEQLLDVVEAADILFWPVALDTKYNDVEAFPDNHIDVCFFNGAIRNEEQQHLAELLRKKSKTLIAFGACAVHGGVPGLANLSDKKEIFNTVYHNNPSTHNHKKIEPQTTTKTPEGTLTLPKFYDTVKTLDQVVEVDYYIPGCPPTPDLIINAFNALVEKKLPPKGAVLAPLKSVCDECRFEKSEKKIGKIVRIIDVDKIEEKCLLEQGIICLGPATRGGCAARCLEANMPCTGCGGPTPNALDQGAKMISALASILGIDTEEKQTDEQVDQLINQIVDVVGTFYKYTLPSSLLKRKVIR, from the coding sequence ATGAGTAAAGAAATGCGGAAACATCCGGACAAAAGAACAAATAAACTCAAAATCGCTTTTTATTGGGCTGCTAGTTGTGGAGGATGCGAAATCGCGGTTCTGGATATCAATGAACAACTACTTGATGTTGTCGAGGCAGCCGATATCCTTTTCTGGCCGGTTGCACTTGATACAAAATATAACGATGTCGAGGCATTTCCAGATAACCACATCGATGTCTGTTTCTTTAATGGTGCAATTAGAAACGAAGAACAGCAGCATCTCGCAGAACTTCTCAGAAAAAAATCTAAAACACTGATTGCTTTTGGCGCCTGCGCAGTCCACGGAGGTGTTCCGGGTCTTGCTAATTTATCAGATAAAAAAGAGATATTCAACACAGTCTACCATAATAACCCTTCGACACATAATCACAAGAAAATAGAGCCGCAAACAACAACAAAAACACCTGAAGGAACTCTAACGCTTCCTAAGTTTTATGATACTGTAAAAACCCTTGATCAGGTTGTCGAGGTTGACTACTATATTCCTGGCTGCCCACCAACACCAGATCTGATTATAAATGCATTTAACGCACTTGTTGAAAAAAAACTACCGCCAAAAGGAGCTGTACTCGCACCGTTAAAATCAGTGTGTGACGAATGTCGGTTTGAAAAAAGCGAGAAAAAAATCGGTAAAATCGTCCGCATTATCGATGTGGATAAAATCGAAGAAAAATGCTTACTTGAGCAAGGAATCATCTGTCTTGGGCCAGCAACAAGAGGCGGTTGCGCTGCTCGATGTCTTGAGGCAAATATGCCCTGTACAGGATGTGGTGGACCAACACCCAATGCTCTTGATCAAGGAGCAAAAATGATCTCAGCGCTTGCTTCAATTCTTGGTATCGACACTGAAGAAAAACAAACTGATGAACAAGTAGATCAACTCATCAATCAAATTGTTGACGTTGTCGGAACGTTCTACAAATATACGTTGCCGTCTTCACTACTGAAACGTAAGGTGATCCGATGA
- a CDS encoding UbiA family prenyltransferase, whose protein sequence is MKNSVKAYIDLTRFQFGFAWPILFCSGFFLGCAQYRCFDWVTLLKAVIIGLCGFEAGLVLNDYVDRHLDQKDIDPTLTRYWRVFKKRPVGEGLLHPNQALGLFFILVALTLLVIATLPHPHSLYLVLITAYCYSVEYFYQIHKRKQKYPIVQLIGRTDFALFPVAGYLMVGHPDITALLYFLFFYPFSLAHLAVNDMVDELNDQARRMQSITILYGFTGSMIWITFFTIIHYAMAAIFVLRQGIIALIGFAIGFIVLGIANVGIIRRQTRQAALKALPFFHSTMLIYSVSLILDVVY, encoded by the coding sequence ATGAAAAATTCAGTGAAAGCATATATTGATCTCACCAGATTTCAGTTTGGTTTTGCTTGGCCGATTTTATTCTGTTCTGGTTTTTTTCTTGGATGTGCACAGTATCGTTGTTTTGATTGGGTTACCCTACTCAAAGCAGTAATTATTGGACTCTGTGGTTTTGAAGCTGGTTTGGTACTCAATGATTATGTTGATCGACATCTTGATCAAAAGGACATTGATCCGACGTTAACCAGATACTGGCGCGTGTTTAAAAAACGACCAGTTGGAGAAGGACTTCTCCATCCGAATCAGGCGCTCGGTCTTTTTTTTATTCTGGTAGCACTCACGTTGCTTGTCATTGCAACCCTTCCCCATCCACATTCGTTGTATCTTGTACTAATAACTGCGTATTGTTATAGTGTTGAATATTTTTACCAGATACATAAACGAAAACAGAAATATCCGATCGTACAGCTTATCGGTCGAACTGATTTTGCCTTGTTTCCTGTTGCGGGGTATCTTATGGTTGGCCATCCTGATATAACTGCTTTGTTGTATTTTTTGTTTTTTTATCCCTTTTCCTTAGCACATCTTGCAGTCAATGATATGGTTGACGAGCTTAACGACCAAGCGCGGAGGATGCAATCAATTACTATTCTATATGGTTTTACCGGAAGTATGATCTGGATAACTTTTTTTACGATTATTCATTATGCTATGGCAGCGATTTTTGTTCTCCGTCAGGGAATTATTGCATTGATTGGTTTTGCAATTGGTTTTATAGTACTAGGAATTGCAAATGTCGGTATCATCAGAAGGCAAACCCGGCAGGCAGCATTAAAGGCGTTGCCCTTCTTTCATAGTACGATGCTGATTTATTCGGTTTCACTGATTTTAGATGTGGTATATTAA
- a CDS encoding NADP-dependent malic enzyme: MENTNVQQLLDKANKPGKDAMLLHPFYKGKIEVIPKCCIRDFNDFAIWYTPGVAAPCKAIKKNPSKVYELTNKWNTIAVVSDGTRVLGLGDIGPEAGLPVMEGKSLLFKYLGGVDAYPLCLDTKDPEEIIQIVKWLKPSFGGINLEDIEKPKCFYILDRLRKEMDIPVWHDDQQGTATIVVAGALNALKLVGKKLGTAQVCMIGAGAANIAIARILVATGVKQKNIIMVDSKGILHPSRKDLEKEKHENPEKWKICLKSNGLGRTGGMAQAFKNSDICIAASKPGPGTIKKEWIKSMADDAIVFATANPVPEIWPWEAQAAGARIIATGRSDFPNQINNSLGFPGIFRGTLDVRAKTITDEMCIAAAKELAKTAEDQGLSETYIVPTMDSWEVFPREAVAVGLKAIEQGIARVKPSRQELYDHAMSIIKKARDETQSLMRHGFIANPP, translated from the coding sequence ATGGAAAACACAAATGTCCAACAACTTCTTGATAAAGCCAATAAACCTGGAAAAGATGCAATGCTGCTGCATCCTTTTTATAAAGGAAAAATTGAAGTTATTCCAAAATGCTGTATCCGTGATTTCAATGATTTTGCTATTTGGTATACCCCTGGTGTTGCGGCACCCTGTAAAGCAATTAAAAAAAATCCATCAAAGGTCTATGAACTTACCAACAAATGGAACACCATTGCAGTGGTCAGCGATGGAACACGAGTTCTTGGCCTTGGTGATATCGGACCGGAAGCAGGACTGCCAGTTATGGAGGGAAAATCACTGCTCTTCAAATATCTTGGAGGAGTTGATGCATATCCTCTTTGTCTTGACACCAAAGATCCAGAGGAGATCATCCAGATAGTTAAATGGCTTAAACCTAGTTTTGGCGGCATCAATCTTGAAGATATCGAAAAGCCAAAATGTTTCTACATCCTCGACCGGTTACGAAAAGAAATGGACATACCTGTGTGGCATGATGATCAGCAGGGAACGGCAACTATTGTCGTCGCTGGTGCTCTCAATGCGTTGAAGCTTGTCGGAAAAAAACTTGGCACAGCACAGGTTTGTATGATTGGAGCTGGTGCAGCAAACATAGCGATAGCCCGTATTTTAGTTGCAACAGGAGTGAAACAAAAAAACATCATCATGGTTGACAGCAAAGGTATCCTGCATCCCTCTCGAAAAGATCTTGAAAAAGAAAAACATGAAAATCCTGAAAAATGGAAGATATGTCTAAAATCAAATGGGCTTGGTCGAACTGGAGGGATGGCACAAGCATTTAAAAATTCAGATATCTGTATCGCTGCAAGTAAACCAGGACCTGGAACGATTAAAAAAGAATGGATTAAATCCATGGCTGATGACGCTATTGTTTTTGCAACGGCAAATCCAGTTCCAGAAATCTGGCCTTGGGAGGCACAAGCAGCAGGTGCACGGATTATCGCAACCGGCAGATCTGATTTTCCAAATCAAATCAATAATTCACTTGGTTTTCCTGGCATTTTCCGTGGAACTCTTGACGTTCGAGCAAAAACAATTACCGATGAGATGTGTATTGCTGCAGCAAAAGAACTTGCAAAAACTGCAGAAGATCAAGGTTTATCAGAAACCTATATTGTGCCAACCATGGATTCATGGGAGGTGTTTCCACGGGAAGCTGTTGCTGTCGGGTTAAAAGCAATTGAACAAGGTATCGCTCGGGTGAAGCCATCACGACAGGAACTCTATGATCATGCGATGAGTATCATTAAAAAAGCACGGGATGAAACCCAGTCACTCATGCGGCATGGTTTTATTGCAAACCCACCATAA
- a CDS encoding hydrogenase maturation protease translates to MKTIIVGIGNPILGDDGAGIHVVDELKKHLNNQEIIIETASTGGMNLLDMIIGYDQAILIDTMKKPDLQPGTVQQYDISELPTTHTYNPHDVSLPEALRLAQQLGQQNLPKTITIIGISLQRAPRVFTDVLSPPIAAAVPKAVELTLSLLQHHKKNLKESDT, encoded by the coding sequence ATGAAAACAATTATTGTCGGTATTGGGAATCCAATTCTTGGCGATGATGGAGCAGGTATTCATGTTGTAGATGAGTTGAAAAAGCATCTCAACAATCAAGAGATCATCATTGAAACTGCGTCTACTGGTGGAATGAACCTACTTGACATGATCATCGGTTACGACCAAGCAATACTCATCGACACGATGAAAAAACCAGATCTTCAACCAGGAACCGTGCAGCAGTATGATATTTCAGAGTTACCAACGACGCATACCTACAATCCTCATGATGTAAGTCTCCCTGAAGCACTCCGTTTAGCACAGCAGCTCGGTCAGCAAAACCTTCCAAAAACCATCACTATCATTGGAATCAGCCTTCAAAGAGCACCACGTGTTTTTACCGATGTCCTCAGCCCACCGATAGCAGCAGCAGTTCCCAAAGCAGTAGAACTCACACTCAGTCTTCTTCAACATCATAAAAAAAACCTTAAGGAGAGCGATACCTGA
- a CDS encoding hydrogenase iron-sulfur subunit: protein MTEFEPSIVGFLCNWCSYAGADLAGTSRMKYPPNLKSIRVMCSGRVDPVFILEALSKGADGVLVAGCHPGDCHYQSGNYKTNRRIKLLKKLLTDMGLEHERVRFEYISASEGKKFASVVADFVAELKKLGPTPLKER, encoded by the coding sequence ATGACTGAATTTGAACCAAGCATTGTTGGTTTTCTCTGCAACTGGTGTAGCTATGCTGGGGCAGATCTTGCAGGAACTAGCAGGATGAAATATCCACCGAATCTGAAGTCAATCAGAGTGATGTGTTCAGGTCGTGTTGACCCTGTTTTCATTCTTGAAGCACTTAGCAAAGGAGCAGATGGAGTATTGGTTGCAGGATGTCATCCTGGTGATTGTCATTATCAAAGTGGAAATTACAAGACGAATCGACGTATTAAACTATTAAAAAAACTACTTACTGATATGGGTCTAGAACATGAGCGCGTTCGATTCGAATATATTTCAGCGTCAGAAGGAAAAAAATTTGCGTCAGTAGTTGCTGATTTTGTCGCTGAACTTAAAAAGCTTGGGCCAACCCCATTAAAAGAACGATAA
- a CDS encoding hydrogenase maturation protease, which produces MKKLGVIGIGNPLRRDDGIGIVLLEKLKDQRKTLPQHIELIDGGTGGVKLFHILARFNHVLVIDAVLHNAQPGTYRIFTEKEIQNIDFSPISAHEINLTQVIELAKQFNELPNSFRIFGVQPKDVSCGQGLSPEVTERVEMLVNELKKEIKSFTAMY; this is translated from the coding sequence ATGAAGAAGCTAGGCGTCATTGGTATCGGAAATCCATTACGACGAGATGATGGCATCGGCATTGTTCTACTTGAAAAACTCAAAGATCAAAGGAAAACATTGCCACAACATATTGAGCTTATTGATGGTGGGACCGGGGGTGTAAAACTCTTTCACATCCTTGCTCGTTTTAACCACGTACTCGTCATCGATGCAGTACTGCATAACGCACAACCTGGAACATATCGTATTTTTACTGAAAAAGAAATACAAAACATCGATTTTTCCCCGATATCTGCCCATGAAATAAATCTAACCCAGGTTATTGAACTCGCAAAACAGTTCAACGAATTACCAAACTCTTTTCGAATTTTTGGTGTACAACCAAAAGATGTGTCATGCGGACAAGGTCTTTCTCCAGAGGTAACTGAGCGAGTTGAGATGCTTGTCAATGAGTTGAAAAAAGAAATAAAAAGTTTCACGGCGATGTACTAA
- a CDS encoding Ni/Fe hydrogenase subunit alpha, translated as MTKDFSVHVEHLTRVEGHGNITLDVKNGTIEKIQWSVVEAPRFFEAMLRGQQYNELRAITSRICGICSIGHSLASLKATEDALNVSISEQTQLLRRLAIHAENMQSHILHIGYLAAPDFLGVGSVFPLLASKHKETVLKIVKLHRLANEMSDLICGRTIHPIRLVVGGFSMVPTKKQLLTLQKRLKESKPVVHDVAKILLSVADAIPQFTRETEYIALSSDDEYALYEGVLNSTDTGRFHEYHNYQLLTNEYVVPQSTAKYTKHNRASYMVGALARFNLNSKQLHPWAQDVAKMFNLKPINYNPFMNTIAQLVEFAHSIDDSIQLIDTLLDRGIKEEKPTKVVVKSGRGVGLVEVPRGLLIHDYTLNSKGYCIKANCIIPTNQNHANIQQDMEKLVPEIINKTPKEIELILEMLVRAYDPCISCSTHYLDVTFK; from the coding sequence ATGACGAAAGATTTCTCGGTTCATGTTGAACATCTCACCCGTGTTGAAGGCCATGGAAATATCACACTTGATGTGAAAAACGGAACTATAGAAAAAATCCAATGGTCTGTAGTTGAAGCACCGCGATTCTTTGAAGCAATGCTCCGAGGCCAGCAGTACAACGAACTCAGAGCGATAACCTCTCGTATCTGCGGGATATGTTCCATTGGTCATTCTCTTGCATCTTTGAAAGCAACTGAGGATGCTTTAAATGTGAGCATCTCAGAACAAACCCAGCTGTTACGAAGACTTGCAATCCATGCAGAAAACATGCAAAGTCATATCCTTCACATTGGATATCTTGCTGCTCCTGATTTTCTTGGTGTTGGTAGTGTATTTCCACTGCTTGCATCAAAACATAAGGAAACAGTTCTAAAAATAGTAAAACTCCATCGGCTTGCCAATGAAATGTCTGATCTGATCTGCGGTCGAACCATTCATCCGATACGACTTGTTGTCGGCGGTTTCTCCATGGTTCCGACAAAAAAACAACTCCTCACACTTCAAAAAAGACTTAAAGAAAGTAAACCCGTTGTTCATGATGTTGCAAAAATACTTTTAAGTGTTGCTGATGCGATACCACAATTCACTAGAGAAACCGAATATATTGCATTGAGTTCTGATGATGAATACGCATTATATGAGGGTGTGCTCAACTCGACTGATACCGGTCGATTCCATGAATATCATAACTATCAGCTGTTAACCAATGAATATGTGGTTCCTCAATCAACCGCGAAATACACAAAGCACAACCGAGCGTCCTATATGGTTGGTGCTCTCGCCCGGTTTAATCTCAACAGCAAACAATTACACCCTTGGGCACAAGATGTTGCAAAAATGTTTAACCTCAAACCAATTAACTACAACCCTTTTATGAATACCATTGCACAACTTGTAGAATTTGCCCATAGCATCGATGATTCAATTCAGCTCATTGATACGTTACTAGATCGAGGAATCAAAGAAGAAAAACCAACCAAGGTTGTCGTCAAATCAGGACGCGGTGTCGGTCTTGTTGAAGTACCTCGGGGTCTTCTGATCCATGATTACACGTTGAATTCAAAAGGATACTGCATCAAAGCAAACTGTATTATTCCCACCAATCAGAACCATGCAAACATTCAACAGGATATGGAAAAACTTGTTCCAGAGATCATTAATAAGACGCCTAAAGAAATAGAACTCATTCTTGAGATGCTCGTTCGAGCCTATGATCCTTGTATCTCTTGCAGCACCCATTATCTTGATGTAACCTTTAAATAG
- a CDS encoding FumA C-terminus/TtdB family hydratase beta subunit: MEYYCTLPLKKDLRKKIRVGDILYVTGILCTARDQAHKKLLNRRKASFITADMALYHCGPLMKKEHDRWVVLSAGPTTSSRMEEYEAAILKRYGFSCIIGKGGMGEKTQEALQANSSIYASYTGGAGVLAAKAIQEVKNVYWLEELGMVEAVWIFDVCEFGPLIVALDAHGRSLYRHESNR; the protein is encoded by the coding sequence ATGGAATATTATTGTACGTTACCTTTAAAAAAGGATCTACGAAAAAAAATTCGCGTCGGCGATATCTTATACGTCACAGGAATACTTTGTACTGCTCGTGACCAGGCACATAAAAAACTCCTCAACAGAAGAAAAGCATCTTTTATAACAGCAGATATGGCACTATATCACTGTGGGCCGCTGATGAAAAAAGAACACGATCGGTGGGTTGTTCTTTCTGCAGGGCCAACAACAAGCAGCAGGATGGAGGAGTACGAAGCAGCAATTCTCAAACGATACGGTTTTAGTTGCATTATCGGCAAAGGTGGCATGGGGGAGAAAACGCAGGAAGCATTACAAGCAAACTCCAGTATTTATGCTTCATATACGGGTGGTGCAGGAGTTCTTGCTGCTAAGGCCATACAAGAAGTTAAAAATGTGTATTGGTTAGAAGAACTTGGTATGGTTGAAGCAGTTTGGATTTTTGATGTTTGCGAATTTGGACCCTTGATAGTTGCGTTGGATGCCCATGGAAGATCTCTGTATAGACATGAAAGCAATCGATAG
- a CDS encoding 4Fe-4S dicluster domain-containing protein gives MEKPVYIVSKKELDSFVNKLIADQTYEVVGVQAKGERFWFAPLENATDLRLDHDVTILPPKKYFLPQYESLMTFSLEKPFDVTPASNDKPRIIIGIHPYDIIALQQSDLVYLDDQKDDFYKKRRDNTLIIGSDIETVSDRSFAGSMNTHTVNDGFDLMLTHISTETYAVTIGSDKGKALFERYAKGTKATSQELKTIEKIRRELPTKYTQKLRLDKKKWSSVLVANYHHVIWEEKSSKCVECSSCTMVCPTCYCYDVREDVSLNLKDGKRIRTWDGCMLRDFTKVGSGEIFREEIKARYRHRFFRKGNYLPERYGFIACVGCGRCGIACLPDIADPCKLFNDLEKLPSEKETSCFFIKEKTEVGEKGIIHIPRSATIKKVAQCNELDTLFELELDDKKPLGHKPGQFVEVSVMGYGEAPFGISSPPSDKPVFEIMVRKIGNVTSKLVSLQPGDKVGIRGPLGNGFNMELFEGKNMLFVSGGTGMVPMRSLINYVTDPKHRKKYKDLIILYGAKRPKEIVFMNDVEVWKKVDNMQCELTVDRCEPNECWGGCIGLITTLFPKIRADKLDAKNTIAVVIGPPVMYKFVIKCLQTLGIPDQNIWVSLERRMKCGVGKCGHCQINGIYTCKEGPVFNYNQIKRLPEAFE, from the coding sequence ATGGAGAAACCTGTTTATATCGTTTCAAAAAAGGAGTTAGATTCGTTCGTCAACAAATTGATTGCTGATCAAACCTATGAGGTTGTTGGCGTTCAGGCAAAAGGGGAACGATTTTGGTTTGCCCCTCTGGAAAATGCTACAGATCTCAGACTTGATCATGATGTGACAATTCTTCCACCAAAAAAATATTTCCTTCCTCAGTATGAATCACTGATGACGTTTTCGCTGGAAAAACCCTTTGATGTCACACCAGCATCCAATGATAAACCACGGATTATCATCGGCATCCATCCCTATGATATTATTGCTCTCCAACAGTCAGACCTTGTGTATCTTGATGATCAAAAAGATGATTTTTACAAAAAACGACGAGACAATACACTCATTATCGGTTCAGATATCGAAACAGTATCAGATCGTTCCTTTGCAGGGAGTATGAACACCCATACGGTAAACGATGGTTTTGACCTCATGCTTACCCATATCAGCACAGAAACATATGCGGTAACCATCGGGTCTGATAAAGGAAAGGCACTCTTTGAACGATACGCAAAAGGAACTAAAGCAACATCACAAGAGTTGAAAACCATAGAAAAAATACGCAGGGAACTGCCAACGAAATATACACAGAAACTACGGCTTGATAAAAAGAAATGGTCGTCGGTTCTTGTAGCAAATTACCATCATGTAATTTGGGAGGAAAAGTCGAGTAAATGTGTTGAATGTAGCTCATGCACCATGGTCTGCCCAACCTGTTATTGTTACGATGTTCGAGAAGATGTAAGTTTAAATCTGAAAGATGGGAAACGGATTCGAACGTGGGATGGGTGCATGCTTCGTGATTTTACTAAAGTCGGTAGTGGTGAGATATTCCGGGAGGAGATTAAAGCTAGGTATCGTCACCGGTTCTTCAGAAAAGGAAACTATCTTCCAGAACGATATGGGTTTATAGCTTGTGTTGGTTGCGGTCGATGCGGCATTGCATGTCTTCCTGATATCGCTGATCCTTGTAAACTCTTTAATGATCTTGAAAAGCTGCCATCAGAAAAAGAAACTAGTTGTTTCTTCATCAAAGAAAAAACTGAGGTCGGTGAGAAAGGTATCATCCATATCCCTCGCAGTGCGACCATCAAAAAAGTTGCCCAATGTAATGAGCTTGACACGTTGTTTGAACTTGAACTTGATGATAAAAAACCACTTGGTCACAAACCAGGACAGTTTGTTGAGGTATCGGTTATGGGGTACGGTGAGGCTCCCTTTGGCATCTCATCTCCGCCATCAGATAAACCAGTGTTTGAAATCATGGTTCGCAAAATCGGTAATGTTACTTCAAAGCTTGTCAGCTTACAGCCTGGTGATAAAGTAGGTATTCGCGGGCCGCTTGGTAATGGTTTTAATATGGAACTCTTTGAAGGAAAAAACATGTTATTTGTTTCAGGTGGAACTGGGATGGTTCCGATGCGCTCCTTGATTAACTATGTTACCGATCCAAAACATCGGAAGAAATACAAAGATCTGATTATTTTGTATGGAGCAAAACGTCCGAAGGAAATCGTGTTTATGAATGATGTTGAAGTATGGAAAAAAGTTGACAACATGCAATGTGAGTTGACTGTTGACCGCTGTGAACCTAACGAATGCTGGGGCGGATGCATTGGTCTTATAACAACGCTGTTTCCAAAAATCCGGGCAGATAAACTTGATGCAAAGAATACAATTGCTGTGGTTATTGGTCCACCAGTGATGTATAAATTTGTTATCAAATGTCTGCAAACATTAGGTATCCCTGATCAGAATATCTGGGTTTCACTTGAACGACGGATGAAATGTGGTGTTGGAAAATGTGGACATTGCCAGATCAATGGTATTTACACTTGTAAGGAAGGACCTGTGTTCAATTATAATCAAATTAAAAGACTGCCGGAGGCGTTTGAATGA
- a CDS encoding Ni/Fe hydrogenase subunit alpha — protein sequence MRTITIDPITRLEGHGKISIFLNAQGDVENAYLQIPELRGFEQFVRGRRAEDMPQITSRICGVCPVAHHFAATKALDAAYHVEPPSTAKKLRELMHCGYFIYDHILHFYYLGGPDFIVGPDAPKAQRNILGVIEKAGLDIGKQVIQHRAYGQQITGILGGKATHPVCGLPGGVSKALTRDEVTEIKNKAKSCVRFAEYSLTLFHDIVLKNKDYVNLIRSDPYQLPTYNMGLVDQKNKVNFYDGMIRVTDQQGKEFLKFNAHEYTNHIDEQVVDWTYMKYPYLKKVGWKGLTAGKDSGIYRVGPLGRLNVADGMATPRAQKEYQKMYETLGSKPVNSTLAYHWARLIELLYASERAEEIINDPDITSTKVRNPIGEPGEGIGVVEAARGTLIHHYKLTKQGLIDSANMIVATTNNAGAITMSIRDAARSVIKKGVINDGILNKIEMAFRAYDPCFGCATHTLPGNMPLHITIYTYENKICTTIIRN from the coding sequence ATGAGAACCATCACCATTGATCCGATAACACGACTTGAAGGCCATGGAAAGATCAGTATCTTTCTCAACGCCCAAGGTGATGTTGAAAATGCGTATCTTCAGATTCCTGAGCTTCGTGGTTTTGAACAATTTGTCAGAGGGAGACGAGCAGAAGACATGCCGCAAATCACGTCACGTATCTGTGGTGTCTGCCCAGTCGCCCATCATTTTGCAGCAACAAAAGCACTTGATGCTGCCTATCATGTTGAACCACCGTCTACGGCTAAAAAACTTCGGGAATTGATGCACTGCGGGTATTTCATCTATGATCATATATTGCATTTTTATTATCTCGGGGGCCCTGATTTCATCGTTGGACCTGATGCACCAAAAGCACAGAGAAATATCTTAGGTGTTATTGAAAAAGCTGGGCTTGACATTGGAAAACAAGTCATTCAACATCGAGCATATGGCCAACAGATTACTGGAATTCTTGGTGGTAAAGCAACCCATCCTGTCTGCGGACTACCTGGTGGTGTATCCAAAGCATTAACTAGAGATGAAGTAACAGAAATAAAAAACAAGGCGAAATCCTGTGTTCGTTTTGCAGAATATAGTCTTACATTATTTCATGACATCGTCCTCAAAAATAAAGACTACGTGAACCTTATCAGAAGTGATCCGTATCAGCTACCAACCTATAATATGGGTCTTGTCGATCAAAAAAACAAGGTTAATTTTTATGATGGCATGATTCGCGTAACCGATCAGCAGGGAAAAGAGTTTTTAAAATTCAATGCACATGAATACACCAATCATATCGATGAACAAGTTGTTGACTGGACCTATATGAAATATCCCTATCTGAAAAAAGTCGGATGGAAAGGACTTACCGCAGGTAAAGACAGTGGTATTTACCGAGTCGGCCCGCTTGGAAGACTTAACGTAGCAGACGGGATGGCAACTCCTCGTGCACAGAAGGAGTATCAAAAGATGTATGAAACACTTGGGAGTAAACCAGTCAACTCGACATTGGCGTATCACTGGGCGCGACTTATTGAACTCCTCTATGCATCAGAACGGGCAGAAGAGATCATTAATGACCCGGATATTACCTCAACAAAAGTGCGAAACCCGATTGGTGAACCTGGCGAAGGAATCGGTGTTGTTGAGGCGGCACGAGGAACGTTAATCCATCACTATAAACTTACCAAGCAGGGGCTCATTGATTCAGCAAATATGATTGTGGCAACGACGAATAATGCTGGTGCGATTACCATGTCAATTCGTGATGCGGCTCGTAGTGTTATCAAAAAAGGAGTAATCAATGATGGCATACTCAATAAGATTGAGATGGCGTTTCGAGCTTATGATCCATGCTTTGGGTGCGCAACTCATACGTTGCCAGGGAATATGCCTCTTCATATAACTATCTATACGTATGAGAACAAAATCTGCACAACCATCATACGAAATTAA